Proteins from a single region of Theobroma cacao cultivar B97-61/B2 chromosome 10, Criollo_cocoa_genome_V2, whole genome shotgun sequence:
- the LOC18587295 gene encoding putative pectinesterase/pectinesterase inhibitor 24, with amino-acid sequence MFRAYGKVNEADQARLLARRKTRRRIAIISLSFIVLAAIVVAAVFGSRGSGGDSKNGGNGGVQPISSSIKAVCDVTLYKDTCYDSLAPMANSSQLQPEDIFKLSMKVAIAELSKASQYFSKNGIFKDVADKMSVAALENCGELLSLAIDHLNSSLSSSGEVSVIQAVDDLRTWLSSASTYQQTCIDAFEELKGDTKASVHDHLKYSSELTSNSLAIITWISKVASVLNLRRLMSFSPNHEEPEWFHVKDRKLLQSSDLLKKKADIIVAKDGSGKYKTISAALKAVPDKSKKRIVIYVKKGVYSENVSVEKKKWNVTMIGDGMESTVVSGSLNYVDGTPTFSTATFAVFGKGFVARDIGFVNTAGPQKHQAVALMSTADQSVFYRCRFEAFQDTLYAHSNRQFYRECNIIGTVDFIFGNSAVVFQNCNILPRQPLPNQQNTITAQGKVDPNQNTGIAIQNCTILPYGKLDTSLRTYLGRPWKNYSTTILMHSSLGSVIHPTGWLPWSGTTAPDTIFYSEYKNTGPGSSTKDRVKWKGLRSITDKEAKKFTVKEFLHGDKWISDTGVSYKSSL; translated from the exons ATGTTCAGAGCTTATGGCAAAGTCAATGAGGCCGATCAAGCAAGGCTCCTGGCTCGTCGAAAAACCAGGAGGAGAATTGCCATCATTAGCCTGTCTTTCATTGTCCTTGCTGCTATTGTAGTCGCTGCTGTTTTCGGAAGTCGAGGGTCTGGAGGAGACTCCAAAAATGGTGGCAATGGTGGAGTTCAGCCCATCTCTAGTTCTATCAAAGCTGTATGTGATGTGACCTTGTATAAAGATACATGTTACGATAGTCTTGCTCCTATGGCTAACTCCAGCCAGCTTCAACCTGAAGACATCTTCAAGTTGTCAATGAAAGTAGCCATTGCTGAGCTATCAAAAGCATCCCAGTATTTCTCCAAGAATGGAATTTTTAAAGATGTTGCTGATAAGATGTCCGTTGCAGCCTTGGAGAATTGTGGTGAACTTTTGAGTCTAGCAATCGATCATCTTAATAGCTCCTTATCATCATCAGGTGAAGTTTCGGTCATTCAAGCTGTGGATGATCTCAGAACATGGCTAAGTTCAGCTAGTACTTACCAGCAGACCTGCATTGATGCTTTTGAAGAGCTCAAAGGAGACACCAAGGCCAGTGTTCATGACCATCTGAAGTATTCTTCTGAACTAACCAGCAACAGCCTCGCCATTATAACATGGATTTCAAAGGTTGCAAGCGTGTTGAATCTAAGGCGATTAATGAGTTTTTCTCCAAACCATGAAGAGCCAGAGTGGTTTCATGTGAAAGACAGGAAGTTACTTCAAAGTTCGGATCTCTTGAAGAAGAAAGCTGATATTATTGTGGCAAAAGATGGCTCTGGTAAGTATAAGACTATAAGTGCTGCCCTCAAGGCAGTTCCTGACAAGAGCAAGAAGAGGATTGTGATCTATGTGAAGAAGGGGGTTTATAGTGAAAATGTAAGCgttgagaagaaaaaatggaaTGTCACCATGATTGGTGATGGGATGGAATCCACAGTAGTATCTGGAAGCCTCAACTATGTTGATGGGACTCCCACATTTTCAACTGCAACATTTG CTGTGTTTGGAAAAGGCTTTGTTGCTCGAGATATAGGATTTGTCAACACTGCTGGACCGCAAAAGCACCAGGCAGTAGCCTTGATGTCAACTGCAGACCAATCTGTCTTTTACCGGTGTCGCTTTGAGGCCTTTCAGGACACTCTCTATGCACATTCCAATCGCCAATTCTACCGTGAATGCAACATTATCGGAACAGTTGATTTCATATTTGGAAACTCAGCTGTTGTCTTCCAAAACTGTAACATACTCCCTAGGCAGCCTCTGCCTAACCAACAGAACACAATCACTGCTCAAGGGAAGGTTGACCCCAATCAAAATACCGGGATTGCTATTCAGAATTGCACCATTTTGCCTTATGGGAAGTTGGATACCTCTTTGAGAACATACCTTGGACGACCCTGGAAGAATTACTCCACAACCATACTCATGCATTCAAGTCTTGGGAGCGTGATACATCCAACAGGGTGGTTGCCATGGAGCGGAACTACTGCACCAGACACCATATTCTACTCTGAATATAAGAACACCGGCCCTGGTTCTTCAACCAAGGATAGAGTTAAATGGAAAGGTTTGAGAAGTATTACTGATAAAGAAGCCAAAAAGTTTACAGTCAAGGAATTCCTCCATGGGGACAAGTGGATCTCAGATACTGGTGTTAGCTATAAATCTAGTTTGTGA
- the LOC18587292 gene encoding protein SENSITIVITY TO RED LIGHT REDUCED 1: MVASAKVLTLENHTQNGEWTIVLPRRGRHRRNSQKITSMKGQQQEQQPWVPTDLEIDPVRQSKLMNKIQICMKRVENSRFFLTFLDQMQCPEVLNHFHRILGSELKLQMVIYGIGSIESHETPRLQLSLAILMKRNFSWIGDIEVFDPVLSANESRVLEALGCSVLSVNEQGRRQAMKPTLFFMPHCEAELYNNLLQANWGIESLNRVALFGNSFETYEQHVSFKYYEQEVSFMDSSVIESVTHILAARRFTDEFRTNTVSDDYFAAFHDSSWHFFRPGCENELQLN, encoded by the coding sequence ATGGTTGCTTCGGCGAAAGTTCTCACCCTTGAGAATCATACTCAAAATGGAGAGTGGACTATTGTTTTACCTCGTAGGGGTAGACATAGAAGGAATTCCCAAAAAATAACATCAATGAAAGGACAACAACAAGAACAACAGCCATGGGTTCCAACCGATCTTGAAATTGATCCTGTGAGGCAATCAAAGCTTATGAATAAGATACAAATCTGTATGAAGAGAGTTGAAAACTCTCGTTTTTTTCTGACTTTCTTGGATCAAATGCAATGTCCAGAAGTCTTGAATCACTTTCATAGGATTTTGGGATCTGAATTGAAACTGCAGATGGTGATATATGGTATTGGCAGCATTGAGTCTCATGAAACTCCTCGACTTCAGCTTAGCCTTgcaattttaatgaaaagaaatttcagTTGGATTGGAGATATTGAGGTGTTTGATCCAGTTCTATCTGCTAATGAATCTCGTGTTTTAGAAGCCCTTGGATGTTCTGTTTTGTCTGTAAATGAACAAGGTAGGCGGCAAGCTATGAAGCCAACACTTTTCTTCATGCCACATTGTGAAGCAGAGTTATACAACAATCTTTTACAGGCAAATTGGGGCATTGAGTCATTGAATCGGGTAGCATTGTTTGGGAATAGCTTTGAGACATATGAGCAGCATGTGTCATTTAAGTACTATGAGCAGGAAGTGTCATTTATGGACTCATCTGTCATTGAGTCAGTTACACACATCTTAGCTGCTCGAAGATTCACCGATGAATTCAGAACCAATACAGTTTCAGATGATTATTTTGCAGCTTTTCATGATTCAAGTTGGCATTTTTTCAGGCCTGGTTGTGAGAATGAACTGCAATTGAATTGA
- the LOC18587293 gene encoding uncharacterized protein At5g39865: MAELEDNKAKSSSGSMFFNRSLTMHATAAESNPPKVHFLLNNPSLNRAASISKIYNSIDSVKGKVRKLCSLFESAKSSLSSSSLTASPKESVPKVVLRPAKSIGYSSSFSSSFNNPLIRLPGTEDRIVVYITSLRGIRRTYEDCYAVRMIFRGFRVWVDERDISMDAAYRKELQSVLKEKNVSLPQVFIKGKYVGGADAIKSMFEVGELAKILDGFPRRQPGFVCEACGDVRFVPCGNCSGSRKVFDEDEGLLKRCLECNENGLIRCPDCCS, translated from the coding sequence ATGGCGGAATTGGAAGATAACAAGGCGAAATCATCGTCCGGGTCTATGTTCTTCAATCGCTCGCTTACGATGCACGCAACGGCAGCTGAATCCAACCCCCCCAAAGttcattttcttctcaacAATCCGTCTCTTAATCGGGCAGCTTCCATTTCCAAAATTTACAATTCAATCGATTCTGTCAAAGGTAAAGTTAGAAAGCTTTGCAGTTTATTTGAATCCGCCAAGTCATCGTTGTCTTCATCAAGCTTGACAGCAAGTCCAAAGGAATCTGTCCCCAAGGTTGTTTTAAGACCCGCGAAATCAATTGGCTATTCTTCCTCGTTTTCTTCGAGTTTTAATAACCCTTTGATAAGATTACCGGGTACTGAAGATCGAATCGTTGTTTATATCACTAGTTTGCGAGGGATTCGAAGGACTTACGAGGATTGTTATGCTGTGAGGATGATATTTAGAGGGTTTAGAGTATGGGTGGATGAAAGAGATATTTCCATGGACGCAGCTTACAGGAAAGAGTTGCAAAGTgttttgaaagagaaaaatgtgAGTTTGCCGCAGGTTTTTATAAAGGGAAAGTATGTTGGTGGTGCTGATGCGATTAAAAGCATGTTTGAAGTTGGCGAATTGGCTAAGATTCTTGATGGGTTTCCAAGGAGACAACCTGGGTTTGTTTGTGAAGCTTGCGGGGATGTGAGGTTTGTGCCTTGTGGGAATTGTAGTGGGAGCCGAAAAGTGTTTGATGAAGATGAAGGGTTGCTTAAGAGATGCTTGGAATGTAATGAGAATGGCTTGATTCGGTGCCCGGATTGCTGCTCTTAA